In Carassius carassius chromosome 5, fCarCar2.1, whole genome shotgun sequence, one genomic interval encodes:
- the c9 gene encoding complement component C9, with protein MKALVALCVTICIVYQVNGKSITDHVQGSRREVRQINDPGSIDCKMSAWSQWTSCDPCTNRTHRSRSIEVFGQFKGSRCIDPIGDRKPCKPSTKCQMDPPPVCKSSQWRCDSGICISKSMRCNGDYDCGEPDTSDEDDCDTVRTPCGRTAVFESDIAIQAGYGINILGSGPRMNPFNNRFYNGQCNRIRNPSSLEYNRLPWNVGVLSYETKVEESSSKEMYEDIHSLIKEISRETSTSFEVGLNFKFTPTEPSSSGSGEAGSAGGGGEVASPDGGGAAEGPGEGGEAPGPGEEGEVPGPGESDDTVSGADQKPGPGLGFSASVGFDRKESTTNIIKQLSEITQTKRKTFMRVKGRVELATYRMRQRGLEVSSTFLDDVDALPLTYEKGQYFAFLEDYGTHFTKNGKSGGEYELVYIMNEDILKLKKVTETTVKKCLEIGLRGDFQFTQAATGGGHIKPTNDCETLTDKPTDGKDTKGVIDKVLIAVKGGSPASAVAMKSQLTKDGILDYNQYVEWAKTITTLPALIHSDPEPIYNAIPLDFPDAQPRRENLRRALDDYVAEYSVCKCQPCQNGGTVIQIDGECKCMCLTGSEGVACQIIEKELMKAKSFEQLGNWGCWSSWSLCSGERRRRTRKCNTSGVPGGICRGDTTREDYC; from the exons ATGAAGGCTTTAGTTGCTTTATGCGTAACAATATGCATTGTTTATCAGGTTAATGGAAAGAGCATAACAGACCATGT GCAAGGGTCAAGACGAGAGGTGCGTCAAATTAATGATCCTGGCTCAATCGACTGCAAAATGAGCGCCTGGTCCCAGTGGACGTCCTGCGACCCGTGCACTAATAGGACG CATCGCTCTAGAAGTATTGAGGTCTTTGGGCAGTTTAAAGGCTCTAGGTGCATAGACCCAATTGGAGATCGGAAACCCTGTAAACCTTCTACCAAATGCCAGATGGACCCTCCACCTGTCTGCAAGAGCTCTCAATGGAGGTGCGATTCAG GAATATGTATAAGCAAAAGTATGAGGTGTAACGGGGATTATGACTGTGGAGAGCCTGATACATCTGATGAAGATGATTGTGATACCGTCAGGACACCTTGTGGCAGGACAGCTGTATTTGAGTCTGATATAGCCATCCAAGCTGGATATGG AATAAACATTCTGGGATCAGGACCTCGAATGAATCCCTTCAATAACAGATTCTATAACGGTCAATGTAACCGGATCAGAAACCCATCCTCGTTGGAATATAACAGATTGCCTTGGAATGTTGGAGTTCTCAGCTATGAG ACAAAAGTGGAAGAGAGCAGCTCTAAGGAGATGTATGAGGACATTCACTCTTTAATAAAAGAGATATCTAGGGAAACCTCTACATCTTTTGAAGTAGGCTTAAACTTCAAGTTTACACCGACTGAGCCTTCCAGTTCTGGTTCAGGTGAGGCTGGCAGTGCCGGTGGAGGTGGTGAAGTTGCCAGTCCCGATGGGGGCGGTGCAGCTGAAGGTCCTGGTGAGGGGGGTGAAGCTCCAGGTCCTGGTGAGGAGGGTGAAGTTCCAGGTCCTGGTGAGAGTGATGACACTGTTTCTGGGGCAGACCAAAAACCTGGTCCTGGCTTAGGTTTCAGTGCGTCCGTAGGATTTGACAGAAAGGAATCAACAACAAATATCATCAAACAGCTTTCAGAAATCACACAAACCAAG agaaagaccttCATGAGAGTGAAAGGCAGAGTCGAGCTGGCAACCTACAGGATGAGACAGCGAGGGCTGGAGGTGTCCTCAACGTTCCTGGATGATGTGGATGCCCTGCCACTTACATATGAGAAGGGCCAGTATTTTGCTTTCTTAGAGGACTATGGAACACACTTCACCAAGAACGGAAAGTCTGGTGGAGAATACGAACTTGTTTATATAATGAATGAGGATATCCTTAAACTAAAAA AGGTCACAGAAACCACAGTCAAGAAATGTTTAGAGATTGGACTTAGAGGCGACTTCCAATTTACTCAAGCAGCAACAGGAGGAGGTCATATTAAACCAACAAACGACTGTGAGACACTAACAGACAAACCCACAG ATGGCAAGGACACCAAGGGGGTTATTGATAAAGTGCTGATCGCAGTGAAAGGGGGCAGTCCGGCTTCAGCAGTAGCCATGAAGTCTCAGCTCACTAAAGATGGCATCCTAGACTATAATCAGTATGTGGAATGGGCAAAGACCATCACTACTCTCCCAGCTCTCATTCACAGTGAT CCTGAACCCATCTACAATGCGATCCCTTTGGACTTTCCTGATGCTCAGCCAAGACGGGAAAATCTCAGAAGAGCCCTGGATGACTATGTGGCCGAGTACAGCGTGTGTAAGTGCCAGCCGTGCCAGAACGGTGGCACTGTGATCCAGATAGATGGGGAGTGTAAATGCATGTGCCTAACAGGGTCTGAAGGTGTTGCGTGTCAGATCATTGAGAAGGAACTGATGAaag CTAAGTCTTTTGAACAACTGGGAAACTGGGGTTGCTGGTCTTCCTGGTCGCTCTGCTCCGGGGAGCGTCGCAGACGAACGCGCAAGTGCAATACTAGCGGTGTACCAGGAGGAATCTGCAGAGGAGACACAACTCGTGAAGACTACTGCTAA